A portion of the Parasedimentitalea marina genome contains these proteins:
- a CDS encoding YHS domain-containing (seleno)protein: MYVFLRFWFAVLVAFGGPAFAADPVNTGLFGGVAIKGYDTVAYFSEGRAMKGSEEFSYNWLGTPWHFANAKHRNLFADDPGKYAPQYGGYCTLGVGLDGHAAENIDPETSWRIIDDKLYFVYAAEYVGELDGPSRDEWLAKAEANWPEVKARVEQELSN; the protein is encoded by the coding sequence ATGTATGTTTTTCTCCGATTTTGGTTCGCAGTGCTGGTGGCATTCGGCGGCCCTGCTTTTGCGGCCGACCCGGTAAACACCGGTCTTTTTGGCGGGGTGGCAATAAAGGGGTATGACACGGTCGCGTATTTTTCTGAGGGTCGAGCAATGAAAGGTTCGGAAGAGTTCTCTTACAACTGGCTCGGCACACCGTGGCATTTCGCCAACGCAAAGCATCGAAACTTGTTCGCGGATGATCCCGGCAAGTACGCGCCACAATATGGCGGTTACTGTACACTTGGTGTTGGTCTGGACGGACACGCCGCAGAAAACATTGATCCTGAAACGTCCTGGCGGATCATCGATGACAAACTCTATTTCGTCTACGCTGCAGAATATGTTGGTGAGCTTGATGGGCCTTCAAGGGACGAATGGCTGGCAAAAGCCGAGGCCAATTGGCCTGAAGTGAAAGCGCGTGTGGAGCAGGAACTGAGCAACTGA
- a CDS encoding adenylate/guanylate cyclase domain-containing protein, translating to MERRLTAILTIDVVGYSGLMAKDEADTYVRLRAERNNFLEPTVATHNGHIIKLMGDGALIEFPSVVDAVSCAITIQESVAKRQVDVPPDQRILFRIGVNVGDVIVEEGDIYGDGVNVAARLEALAHPGGICVSRAVFEYTRGKVDHPFEAMGEHQVKNIPDPIDVYRVAMQNTVGKPPRTPRTMMRWLTLGGGGIAAMVAGLVLWFLPWLPTSSPFPPQEFQAPVDRPSLVVLPFDNLSADASDDYFADGLTDDLITDLSGLSGLLVIARNTAFTLTDQPVDIRDVGRKLGVRYVLDGSVRRAGDRIRINAQLIDSQTGDSLWADRIERNASDIFAVQDEVIRHIVETLSVRLSLSEQKRLERLPTQNLEAYDYYLRAEHAARTGFRPQLNEALALYTKSTELDPEFARAFAATARTEAYVMRSNYDDILAFPVARKRAYEHASKALKIDAELSLTYSVLAELQVIDSRYEDALISAERAVALGPNEAEAYAALNLVHTFSGRHADAVAAIETAQKLNPSLPNGTRLDASLAYMLNGQPERAVSILEQARDAAPNVDEIYTYLVAAYTLAGRIELAHAAAAEAERLEANMSVELYRMKFGHLRRAEDLTTFLGALAKGGLQKWPWGFDAGTREPLTADEIRHVTFGSIWQGNVEGIGPGVTQIGADGSLAFRTMAYIATGEVTISGDMLCERVESLSLGRTVCGPIYRNAASLVEGEYMYTYVNATKVFHFSPVD from the coding sequence ATGGAGCGTCGCCTCACAGCAATTCTTACCATAGACGTTGTCGGCTACAGCGGTCTGATGGCGAAGGACGAAGCGGACACCTATGTTAGGTTGCGGGCTGAACGAAATAACTTCCTCGAGCCTACTGTTGCCACACACAACGGGCACATTATTAAGCTGATGGGCGATGGTGCCCTTATCGAATTTCCCAGCGTGGTCGATGCCGTTTCCTGTGCCATTACAATTCAGGAGAGCGTCGCGAAACGTCAGGTCGATGTTCCGCCCGATCAACGAATTCTGTTTCGCATCGGCGTCAATGTTGGTGATGTGATCGTAGAGGAGGGAGACATTTATGGCGACGGAGTAAATGTCGCCGCCCGGCTCGAGGCGCTGGCACACCCCGGGGGCATCTGTGTTTCGCGCGCAGTTTTCGAATACACGCGCGGAAAGGTCGATCATCCGTTCGAGGCGATGGGCGAGCATCAAGTCAAGAATATCCCCGATCCCATCGACGTCTATCGCGTGGCCATGCAGAATACAGTCGGTAAACCTCCGCGCACGCCACGGACCATGATGCGGTGGCTTACACTCGGGGGTGGTGGAATCGCTGCCATGGTGGCGGGACTTGTGCTCTGGTTTTTGCCCTGGCTTCCGACCTCTTCGCCGTTTCCCCCTCAAGAGTTTCAGGCTCCCGTGGATCGGCCTTCGCTTGTTGTACTTCCGTTCGACAACCTGAGCGCTGATGCCAGCGACGACTATTTCGCAGACGGATTGACGGACGATCTGATTACGGATCTTTCAGGCCTCTCCGGGCTTCTGGTCATTGCCCGTAACACGGCGTTCACCCTGACAGACCAACCTGTCGACATTCGCGACGTGGGACGTAAGCTTGGCGTCCGCTATGTACTAGATGGTAGTGTGCGCCGCGCCGGTGATCGTATCCGTATCAACGCCCAGCTGATTGATAGTCAAACAGGCGACAGCCTCTGGGCTGACCGGATTGAGCGCAACGCTTCAGATATTTTTGCGGTTCAAGACGAGGTAATCCGCCACATTGTCGAAACTCTTTCGGTCCGGCTCTCACTGTCTGAGCAGAAGCGTCTCGAACGCCTGCCGACCCAAAATCTCGAAGCATACGACTATTATCTACGCGCCGAACATGCAGCCCGGACAGGCTTTCGTCCACAGCTGAACGAGGCACTGGCTCTTTACACAAAGTCGACGGAACTCGATCCTGAGTTTGCTCGGGCTTTTGCCGCGACAGCGAGGACCGAGGCCTATGTCATGCGTAGCAACTACGACGATATTTTGGCATTCCCGGTTGCTCGAAAACGAGCCTATGAACACGCCAGCAAAGCACTGAAGATTGACGCAGAACTCTCGTTGACCTATTCCGTGCTTGCGGAATTACAGGTGATCGACAGTCGCTATGAGGACGCTCTAATCTCTGCTGAACGGGCTGTCGCCTTAGGACCGAACGAGGCAGAAGCTTATGCGGCACTGAACCTCGTACATACCTTTAGCGGCCGCCATGCCGACGCGGTTGCAGCCATCGAAACCGCACAAAAGCTGAACCCAAGCCTTCCCAACGGAACCCGCCTCGACGCCAGTTTGGCCTACATGCTTAATGGCCAGCCAGAGCGTGCGGTCAGCATACTCGAACAGGCTCGCGACGCGGCACCGAACGTCGATGAAATTTACACTTATCTCGTTGCGGCCTACACATTGGCAGGTCGCATAGAACTTGCTCACGCTGCAGCCGCAGAGGCAGAGCGTCTGGAAGCAAACATGTCCGTGGAACTATACCGGATGAAGTTTGGACATCTCCGCAGAGCGGAAGATTTGACGACATTTCTTGGCGCACTCGCCAAAGGTGGATTGCAAAAATGGCCATGGGGCTTCGATGCCGGAACCCGCGAGCCCCTGACCGCAGATGAAATCAGGCACGTTACATTTGGGAGCATATGGCAAGGCAATGTCGAAGGGATCGGCCCCGGTGTTACGCAGATCGGTGCAGATGGTTCATTGGCATTTCGTACAATGGCTTACATTGCAACGGGTGAAGTGACCATTTCGGGCGACATGTTGTGCGAACGTGTAGAGTCACTGTCACTCGGTCGAACCGTCTGTGGTCCGATCTACCGCAACGCCGCCTCTTTGGTCGAGGGGGAGTACATGTACACCTACGTAAACGCGACAAAAGTCTTTCATTTTTCGCCAGTCGACTGA
- the murA gene encoding UDP-N-acetylglucosamine 1-carboxyvinyltransferase, whose amino-acid sequence MDSILVTGGGELSGQIPIAGAKNACLTLMPATLLSDEPLTLTNAPRLSDIKTMTELLQSLGAEVTSLQDGKVLAMSSHTISNHTADYDIVRKMRASILVLGPMLARDGHAVVSLPGGCAIGARPVDLHLKALEALGAELELKDGYVHAKAPGGLKGGIVDFPLVSVGATENVLMAATLAKGTTVINNAAREPEIVDLADCLRKMGAQIDGDGTSTITVQGVDRLHGATHPVVTDRIELGTYMLAPAICGGEVELLGGRLDLVAAFCEKLDAAGISVEETDKGLKVARRNGRITAVDVVTEPFPGFPTDLQAQMMALLCTANGTSVLEEKIFENRFMHAPELIRMGAQIEVHGGTATVTGVDQLKGAPVMATDLRASVSLILAGLAAEGETVVSRVYHLDRGYEHVVGKLSAVGAKIERIKGQ is encoded by the coding sequence ATGGACTCAATTTTGGTAACCGGTGGCGGTGAGCTGAGCGGTCAAATCCCCATAGCAGGGGCTAAAAACGCCTGTTTGACACTGATGCCGGCGACATTGCTAAGCGACGAACCGCTGACGCTGACAAATGCGCCACGGCTGAGCGATATCAAAACCATGACCGAGTTGTTGCAGTCGCTTGGAGCCGAAGTGACGTCCTTGCAAGATGGAAAAGTACTGGCAATGTCCAGTCACACAATCAGCAATCACACTGCTGACTATGACATCGTGCGCAAGATGCGGGCCTCTATACTTGTTCTGGGCCCAATGCTGGCACGGGATGGCCATGCCGTGGTATCACTGCCCGGTGGCTGCGCCATTGGTGCGCGGCCGGTGGATCTGCACCTCAAAGCACTCGAGGCGCTGGGGGCTGAGCTGGAGCTCAAGGACGGTTATGTGCACGCCAAGGCGCCGGGCGGCCTGAAGGGCGGTATCGTCGATTTCCCGCTGGTTTCGGTGGGGGCGACCGAAAATGTGCTGATGGCGGCCACTTTGGCAAAGGGCACAACAGTGATCAACAACGCCGCGCGCGAGCCCGAGATTGTGGATCTGGCAGATTGTCTGCGTAAGATGGGTGCCCAGATTGATGGCGATGGCACATCGACCATCACGGTTCAGGGCGTTGACCGGCTGCATGGCGCGACTCACCCGGTTGTGACCGACCGAATCGAATTGGGTACGTATATGCTCGCCCCTGCAATTTGCGGCGGAGAGGTTGAATTGCTTGGTGGTCGGCTGGATCTGGTCGCTGCGTTTTGTGAAAAACTGGATGCTGCGGGGATCTCAGTAGAAGAGACCGACAAGGGCCTGAAGGTCGCGCGCCGAAACGGCCGGATCACTGCGGTAGACGTTGTAACCGAACCCTTCCCCGGATTTCCGACGGACCTGCAGGCGCAGATGATGGCGCTCTTGTGCACAGCAAACGGCACCTCGGTTCTGGAAGAGAAGATTTTTGAAAACCGTTTTATGCATGCCCCAGAGCTGATCCGCATGGGCGCACAGATTGAGGTGCACGGCGGAACGGCCACTGTGACCGGCGTTGATCAGCTGAAGGGCGCACCGGTGATGGCCACGGATCTACGTGCTTCGGTCTCGCTGATTCTGGCAGGCCTTGCCGCCGAAGGCGAAACTGTGGTGAGTCGGGTCTATCACCTGGATCGCGGTTATGAGCACGTGGTGGGCAAACTGTCAGCTGTTGGCGCCAAAATTGAACGGATTAAGGGGCAGTAA
- a CDS encoding DUF2948 family protein: protein MADATFEEGNEAPLNLGALSGEDLQIISSLTQDAVFPVTEMKWQAKQYRFALLLNRFRWEDSDTATARGRAYERVQSLLVIDNVLSVASQGIDRSDRDVILSLLEVSFESGEDGTGHVLLTLAGDGVLRLSVEALEVSLRDVTRPYQAPSGKVPGHGD, encoded by the coding sequence ATGGCTGACGCAACATTTGAAGAGGGCAACGAGGCGCCGTTGAACCTTGGCGCATTGTCGGGTGAAGATCTGCAAATTATCTCGTCCCTGACGCAGGACGCGGTTTTTCCAGTGACCGAAATGAAGTGGCAGGCAAAGCAATATCGCTTTGCCTTGCTGCTGAACCGGTTTCGCTGGGAAGACAGCGATACCGCCACGGCGCGGGGGCGGGCCTATGAACGGGTGCAATCGCTACTGGTCATCGACAATGTGCTGTCTGTGGCCTCGCAGGGAATCGACCGCAGTGACCGGGATGTGATTTTGTCGCTACTAGAGGTCAGCTTTGAGTCGGGCGAAGATGGCACTGGCCATGTGTTGCTGACCCTTGCAGGCGACGGTGTTTTGCGATTGTCGGTTGAGGCGCTTGAGGTTTCATTGCGTGATGTCACCCGGCCATATCAGGCACCATCGGGCAAGGTGCCGGGACACGGCGATTAA
- the hisD gene encoding histidinol dehydrogenase — protein MPQFLDTTADDFELAFAALLGAKREDSPDVDAVVADIIADVRSRGDTAVLELTAKFDRLDLTSDQLAFSSDEIDAAIAEVGETDRLALELAAERIRDYHVRQMPSDDSWTDKTGATLGWRWTAVSAAGLYVPGGLATYPSSVLMNAIPAKVAGVQRLAITVPTPDGKVNPLVLLAARIAGVDEIYRIGGAQAIAALAYGTKSIAPVDKITGPGNAFVAAAKRRVFGKVGIDMIAGPSEILVIADKDNNPDWIALDLLSQAEHDENAQSILITDDVEFGRAVADAVDARLETLERRAIAGPSWRDYGAVITVTDFDQAAELSNRIAPEHLELCVADPDALSLKTVHAGAIFLGQYTPEAIGDYVGGPNHVLPTARSARFSSGLSVMDFLKRTTLSQMTPAALQAIGPAAETLANSESLQAHGLSVRARLDTLNE, from the coding sequence ATGCCGCAGTTTCTGGATACGACCGCTGATGATTTTGAGCTGGCGTTTGCCGCGCTGCTGGGGGCCAAGCGCGAGGATAGCCCGGACGTTGATGCCGTGGTCGCGGATATCATTGCAGATGTGCGCAGTCGTGGCGACACAGCGGTGCTGGAGCTGACTGCAAAGTTCGACCGCCTTGATCTGACATCGGATCAGCTCGCCTTTTCAAGCGACGAGATTGACGCGGCAATTGCCGAGGTCGGTGAAACTGACCGCTTGGCACTGGAATTGGCAGCCGAGCGTATCCGTGACTACCACGTCCGACAGATGCCGAGTGACGACAGCTGGACAGACAAGACGGGGGCAACCCTAGGCTGGCGTTGGACTGCGGTGTCTGCGGCGGGACTTTATGTGCCCGGTGGACTGGCCACCTATCCATCCTCGGTGTTGATGAATGCCATACCGGCCAAAGTTGCCGGTGTGCAGCGGTTGGCGATTACGGTGCCTACGCCCGATGGCAAGGTTAACCCGCTGGTTCTACTGGCGGCTCGGATCGCAGGCGTGGACGAGATCTACCGTATCGGCGGGGCTCAGGCCATTGCTGCGCTAGCCTATGGCACCAAGTCCATTGCTCCGGTTGATAAAATCACGGGTCCCGGAAATGCCTTTGTTGCCGCTGCCAAGCGTCGGGTGTTTGGTAAGGTGGGGATCGACATGATTGCCGGGCCATCGGAAATTCTGGTGATTGCTGACAAAGATAACAACCCGGATTGGATTGCACTGGATTTGTTGAGCCAGGCCGAACACGATGAAAATGCCCAATCGATCCTGATTACGGATGACGTTGAATTTGGTCGCGCAGTGGCGGACGCGGTGGACGCTCGGCTGGAAACCCTAGAGCGGCGCGCAATTGCAGGACCAAGCTGGCGCGATTACGGAGCCGTGATTACCGTCACGGACTTTGACCAGGCCGCGGAACTGTCCAACCGCATAGCTCCAGAGCATCTGGAACTATGCGTCGCCGATCCAGACGCATTAAGCCTGAAAACAGTCCACGCAGGCGCCATTTTCCTGGGTCAGTATACGCCTGAGGCGATTGGCGATTACGTAGGTGGCCCAAATCACGTGCTTCCTACCGCTCGTTCAGCCCGGTTTTCGTCCGGGTTGTCGGTCATGGATTTTCTTAAACGCACGACACTTAGCCAAATGACCCCAGCAGCGTTGCAAGCCATTGGTCCAGCAGCCGAAACACTAGCAAACAGTGAAAGTTTACAGGCGCATGGATTATCCGTACGTGCCAGGCTTGATACGTTGAACGAGTAG
- a CDS encoding UPF0262 family protein produces the protein MNRISQIELDDHNLPPPTPEIEQERRVAIFDLIEENSFQLPPREDRAVPQGPYHLGLAIRDKRLVFDVGTEGGDKAAEFHLSLSPFRQVVKDYYQICESYFTAVKTLPPSQIETIDMARRGIHNEGSRVLQERLEGKADIDTDTARRLFTLICVLHFGG, from the coding sequence ATGAACCGCATTAGCCAAATCGAATTGGACGACCATAACCTGCCGCCGCCGACACCTGAGATCGAGCAGGAGCGCCGGGTGGCGATTTTTGATCTCATTGAGGAGAACTCGTTCCAGTTACCTCCTCGGGAGGATCGGGCTGTTCCACAGGGGCCGTATCATCTGGGGTTGGCAATCCGTGATAAACGGTTGGTGTTTGACGTCGGGACCGAAGGGGGCGACAAGGCGGCGGAATTCCACTTGTCACTGTCACCGTTCCGGCAGGTGGTCAAAGATTACTACCAGATCTGCGAAAGCTACTTTACTGCTGTAAAAACGCTGCCGCCCAGCCAAATTGAAACCATCGATATGGCGCGCCGGGGCATCCACAATGAGGGTAGCCGCGTATTGCAAGAGCGGTTGGAGGGGAAAGCTGATATCGACACCGACACGGCCCGACGCCTGTTCACGTTGATCTGCGTGCTGCATTTCGGAGGCTGA
- a CDS encoding low molecular weight phosphatase family protein — translation MSELPQSVLFCCDHNSVRSPMAEGIMKKFYGTGTYVQSAGVKTDMEIDGFSISVCQEIDVELSRHRSRSFDEMERWGDDLSSFDLVIALSPASQRRALELTRFFHLDVEYWPIMDPTGLGESRSAKLDSYRQSRDQIIQQLTDRWGAPR, via the coding sequence TTGAGCGAACTGCCGCAATCGGTTTTGTTTTGTTGTGACCACAATTCTGTGCGCTCGCCGATGGCCGAAGGCATCATGAAGAAATTCTATGGCACGGGAACCTATGTTCAGTCAGCTGGGGTCAAGACTGACATGGAAATTGATGGATTTTCTATTTCGGTGTGTCAGGAAATCGATGTCGAGTTGTCTCGCCATCGCTCCCGGTCGTTTGATGAGATGGAGCGCTGGGGCGATGATCTATCCTCGTTCGATTTGGTGATCGCACTGTCACCAGCCAGCCAGCGCCGGGCGCTGGAGTTGACCCGGTTCTTTCATTTGGATGTGGAGTACTGGCCGATTATGGATCCAACCGGATTGGGCGAAAGTCGCTCTGCCAAGTTGGACAGTTATCGCCAGTCCCGTGACCAGATCATCCAGCAATTGACCGACCGTTGGGGGGCTCCGAGGTGA
- a CDS encoding carbon-nitrogen hydrolase family protein, which yields MKIATAAYPLDWIDSWAQYEDKIASWVADAAGQGADLLVFPEYGAMELAALDGAAVAADLERSIHAVSDRMKAAAAVHMRLAIEHRVHILGASAPVHCGYSRPVNRAEFYTATGGRDHQDKQIMTRSERDNWDVIPGGPLKLFETALGKIGVLTCYDSEFPLLGRALKAADIILVPSCTAALAGYWRVRIGAMARALEGQCVTAMASLVGPAKWSGAVDMNVGMGGIFGPPDSGFPGTGVLAEGRLNTPGWTVAEVDLADIARVRADGDVLHRSHWDEQEDRVKSVTISQLK from the coding sequence ATGAAAATTGCCACTGCAGCGTATCCGCTAGACTGGATCGACAGTTGGGCACAATACGAGGACAAAATCGCGTCCTGGGTTGCAGATGCAGCCGGGCAGGGGGCGGATTTGCTGGTGTTTCCTGAATATGGTGCGATGGAGTTGGCGGCTTTGGATGGAGCTGCGGTGGCGGCAGATCTTGAACGGTCCATCCATGCAGTTTCGGACCGGATGAAGGCGGCAGCCGCGGTGCACATGCGGCTGGCGATAGAGCACAGGGTTCATATCCTTGGGGCCTCGGCGCCTGTCCACTGTGGGTACTCAAGGCCGGTGAACCGGGCTGAGTTCTACACCGCGACCGGGGGGCGTGATCATCAGGATAAACAGATCATGACCCGGTCAGAGCGCGACAATTGGGATGTGATCCCAGGTGGGCCGTTGAAACTGTTTGAAACAGCACTTGGTAAAATTGGTGTTCTCACCTGTTATGACAGTGAATTTCCATTGCTGGGCCGTGCCCTGAAAGCGGCGGATATTATCTTGGTCCCATCTTGCACCGCGGCTTTGGCGGGATACTGGCGTGTACGTATCGGAGCCATGGCGCGGGCCTTGGAAGGGCAATGCGTGACTGCCATGGCCTCGCTTGTTGGGCCGGCAAAATGGTCGGGTGCGGTGGACATGAATGTGGGGATGGGCGGTATCTTTGGGCCACCTGATTCTGGGTTTCCGGGGACAGGTGTTCTGGCCGAGGGCAGGCTGAACACGCCGGGGTGGACAGTGGCCGAAGTTGATCTTGCGGACATTGCACGGGTGCGGGCTGACGGGGATGTTTTGCACCGTAGCCATTGGGACGAGCAGGAGGATCGGGTGAAATCGGTCACAATTAGCCAACTGAAGTGA
- the infA gene encoding translation initiation factor IF-1, which yields MAKEDTLEFPGVVKELLPNATFRVELENGHEIIAHTAGKMRKNRIRVLAGDKVQVEMTPYDLTKGRINYRFK from the coding sequence ATGGCCAAGGAAGATACGCTCGAATTTCCCGGTGTCGTAAAGGAACTCCTGCCCAATGCGACGTTTCGGGTCGAGCTGGAAAACGGCCATGAGATCATCGCACATACTGCAGGCAAGATGCGCAAGAACCGCATCCGTGTTCTCGCTGGCGATAAGGTCCAGGTGGAAATGACACCTTATGACCTGACCAAGGGACGGATCAATTATCGCTTTAAGTAA
- a CDS encoding Maf family protein, translating to MAFILGSGSPRRLELLAQLGVAPDDVRAPDIDETPQKAELPRDYCNRIAREKVRAVEAGDNDLVLCADTTVALGRRILGKPENAGEAAEFLLALSGRRHRVITAIALRRGDKIWARDVVSQVRMKRLSDPELNAYLASNDWQGKAGGYGIQGPAGALIPWISGSYTGIVGLPLAETANMLLAAGYPLHKEAAE from the coding sequence ATGGCATTCATTCTGGGATCAGGCAGCCCAAGGCGGCTGGAACTGTTGGCACAGCTGGGGGTCGCCCCGGATGATGTGCGTGCACCTGATATTGATGAGACCCCACAAAAAGCAGAATTGCCACGGGACTACTGCAACCGGATTGCACGTGAAAAAGTCCGGGCTGTAGAGGCCGGGGATAACGATCTGGTGCTCTGTGCTGATACGACTGTGGCGCTGGGGCGCCGCATTTTGGGCAAGCCAGAAAATGCAGGTGAAGCGGCCGAATTTTTGCTGGCCCTCTCTGGTCGCCGCCATCGGGTGATCACGGCAATCGCGCTACGGCGAGGAGACAAGATCTGGGCGCGGGATGTGGTGTCGCAGGTCCGGATGAAACGCCTGTCAGATCCCGAATTAAACGCATATCTTGCCAGTAATGACTGGCAGGGCAAGGCCGGAGGCTATGGTATTCAGGGCCCGGCAGGGGCTCTGATCCCTTGGATCAGTGGCTCGTATACCGGCATTGTTGGCCTGCCACTGGCCGAAACCGCAAACATGTTACTCGCAGCGGGTTATCCCCTGCATAAGGAGGCAGCCGAATGA